ACGGCATGTCATTGCGTAATACATGCGTCTTTTCAAAGATTTTTTAATTTTCTTTCACATAAACAGCTTTGCTGAAAATTGGAAAGAAAGCATATCCTGCAAATATACCAAAAACATTTAAAATGAGATCATCCATATCAAGGCTGCCCCTGTTTGCTGCAAATTGTGCGATTTCCACTGCTGCGATACAAACACAGAATAGGCAAATGTTTTTCTCATTGAAGCTGCTCTGCTCTTAAGGAAAATGCCATATGGGATAAATAAACCGATGTTAGCAGCAAGATTATAGACGGCAATAATCGGTGA
The window above is part of the Metabacillus dongyingensis genome. Proteins encoded here:
- a CDS encoding VanZ family protein, which produces MEIAQFAANRGSLDMDDLILNVFGIFAGYAFFPIFSKAVYVKEN